The Thermoleophilaceae bacterium genome window below encodes:
- a CDS encoding UbiD family decarboxylase translates to MAKDLRTFINQVEETYPSSYLSTSREIDPRFELTGVLRKFQDEGRFPMVMFENVKGCDVPVLGNALGSRDRLALLFDSDSKGLAHAYEKRQGTMIPPETVDTGPVKEIVQTGDEIDVTRIANIVHCGDDGGEYISSGVTVAKDPDTGIYNAGIYRIQVIGPREMRLDPGQYSHIWHLHHKHEQRDEPLEIAIVIGHYPTMYMASQYRGPLEHDEIEVAGGLAGEPIRMTKAETLDLMVPADAEIVIEGRMLPHVRKPEGPFGEFSWYLGPGHDAHVVEVTAITRRGDAIYQDIFNAHPEHNLIGMVGREANMLAKVRAVVPSVRNVCMPFSACCRFATYVSIGKEYDGQARNAALTALGADPFVKLAVIVDEDIDPYDETQVMWAVATRVRADKDVIIIPESYICELDPTAYDITDETKPGALNAKWIIDATKPVGLPFQTVADVPEDVWRNIRLDDYFSNGAGEAAPHSASDVQPVVT, encoded by the coding sequence ATGGCCAAGGACCTCCGGACGTTCATCAACCAGGTCGAAGAGACCTACCCGAGCTCGTACCTCAGCACCTCGCGCGAGATCGATCCGCGCTTCGAGCTCACCGGAGTGCTCCGCAAGTTCCAGGACGAGGGCCGCTTCCCGATGGTGATGTTCGAGAACGTGAAGGGCTGCGACGTGCCCGTGCTCGGCAACGCGCTCGGCAGCCGCGACCGCCTCGCGCTTCTGTTCGACAGCGACAGCAAGGGCCTCGCGCACGCGTACGAGAAGAGGCAGGGCACGATGATCCCGCCCGAGACGGTGGACACGGGCCCGGTCAAGGAGATCGTGCAGACCGGCGACGAGATCGACGTGACCCGGATCGCGAACATCGTCCACTGCGGCGACGACGGCGGCGAGTACATCTCGAGCGGCGTGACCGTGGCCAAGGATCCGGACACCGGGATCTACAACGCGGGCATCTACCGGATCCAGGTGATCGGGCCGCGCGAGATGCGGCTCGACCCCGGCCAGTACTCGCACATCTGGCACCTCCACCACAAGCACGAGCAGCGCGACGAGCCGCTCGAGATCGCCATCGTGATCGGGCACTACCCGACGATGTACATGGCGTCGCAGTACCGCGGCCCACTCGAGCACGACGAGATCGAGGTGGCGGGCGGGCTCGCCGGCGAGCCGATCCGCATGACGAAGGCCGAGACGCTCGACCTGATGGTGCCGGCGGACGCCGAGATCGTGATCGAGGGACGGATGCTTCCGCACGTGCGCAAGCCCGAGGGCCCGTTCGGCGAGTTCAGCTGGTACCTCGGCCCGGGCCACGACGCCCACGTGGTGGAGGTCACTGCGATCACGCGCCGCGGCGACGCGATCTACCAGGACATCTTCAACGCGCACCCCGAGCACAACCTGATCGGGATGGTGGGCCGCGAGGCGAACATGCTGGCGAAGGTGCGCGCGGTGGTGCCCTCGGTGCGCAACGTGTGCATGCCTTTCTCGGCGTGCTGCCGCTTCGCCACCTACGTGTCGATCGGCAAGGAGTACGACGGCCAGGCGCGCAATGCGGCGCTGACCGCCCTCGGCGCCGACCCGTTCGTGAAGCTCGCCGTGATCGTCGACGAGGACATCGACCCGTACGACGAGACGCAGGTGATGTGGGCGGTGGCCACGCGCGTGCGCGCGGACAAGGACGTGATCATCATCCCGGAGAGCTACATCTGCGAGCTCGATCCGACGGCGTACGACATCACCGACGAGACGAAGCCGGGCGCGCTCAACGCCAAGTGGATCATCGACGCCACGAAGCCCGTGGGACTGCCGTTCCAGACGGTCGCCGACGTGCCGGAGGACGTGTGGCGCAACATCCGGCTCGACGACTACTTCTCGAACGGAGCGGGCGAGGCAGCACCGCATAGCGCCAGCGACGTGCAGCCCGTCGTGACCTAA
- a CDS encoding SDR family oxidoreductase, translating into MTSLIEPAEASGQAAPRDRLAGRRILVVGAGTAQYDGQAEGKIGNGRAIATLVAREGASVACADRDRHAAETTAELITGNAHVLEGDVSDPDTCRSLVVDAAEEMGGLDGVVLNVGILGPFGLANTSPEDWDRLFHVNVRSHALLATHALTTLDEGSSIVFMSSMSAFLPGIGMPAYDMAKAAIMGVMRHVAMEGAARRIRANAVLPGVIDTPLGAASAPPDARDRGRIPLPLGRRGTPWDVAYTTLFLLSGEASYITGQGIVVDGGVTTLFAGA; encoded by the coding sequence GTGACGTCGCTGATCGAGCCGGCAGAGGCGAGCGGCCAGGCCGCGCCGCGGGACCGTCTTGCCGGGCGGCGGATCCTGGTGGTGGGCGCGGGCACGGCGCAATACGACGGGCAGGCCGAAGGCAAGATCGGCAACGGTCGCGCGATCGCGACCCTCGTTGCGCGAGAGGGCGCAAGCGTGGCGTGTGCCGATCGGGATCGCCATGCGGCGGAGACGACCGCTGAGCTCATCACCGGCAACGCCCATGTGCTCGAGGGCGACGTGAGCGACCCGGATACCTGCCGATCCCTGGTCGTGGACGCGGCGGAGGAGATGGGCGGGCTCGACGGGGTGGTGCTGAATGTCGGCATCCTCGGCCCGTTCGGCCTCGCGAACACGTCGCCCGAGGACTGGGACCGCCTGTTCCACGTGAACGTGCGCTCGCACGCGCTGCTCGCCACGCACGCGCTCACGACGCTCGACGAGGGATCGTCGATCGTCTTCATGTCCTCGATGTCCGCGTTCCTGCCGGGCATCGGGATGCCTGCCTACGACATGGCCAAGGCGGCCATCATGGGCGTGATGCGCCACGTGGCGATGGAGGGCGCGGCGCGCAGGATCCGCGCCAACGCCGTCCTCCCCGGGGTGATCGACACGCCGCTCGGCGCGGCCAGCGCACCGCCCGACGCGCGCGACCGCGGCCGCATCCCGCTGCCGCTCGGGCGCCGCGGAACCCCCTGGGACGTCGCGTACACCACGCTGTTCCTCCTGTCCGGCGAGGCCTCGTACATCACAGGACAGGGGATCGTCGTCGACGGCGGCGTGACAACTCTCTTTGCCGGCGCATAG